From the genome of Palaemon carinicauda isolate YSFRI2023 chromosome 36, ASM3689809v2, whole genome shotgun sequence:
gtctcgagtttatgaaTAAGGTGAAGAAATCAGTACAGGacatgatgaaaattgaacactttccaCTGacagcatataggccttcagctaatagcTTTGTAGAATTGTACAATAGGGGAGCGGTGCGAATTTTACttcacttagtggctgatgaccccctttacTGGCATGCCATGCTCCATACGCCTGAGCTAGATTTGAACATTGCTGACAATGCCTCGtttagggacacgcctttctttttagtgtatgaacagggtcctgtgttaccatatacggtcctgattaattcgcaacagttactAAATCTCTTATGGAGAGTAATGGACTGCACTAAAAGGTTTTTGAATAGAGCTAATGAAAAAAAAGCTCAAAGTAACCGCAccataaaagtatttgtgggtgatcgtgtgtatttgaaacgattacaacctaggaaccAAAAACTcgagccagtgtatttgggtccataccaagtaaagatggttaaatcgaACACAGTAGTAATAtagagcattattaatggcgcagtgtctaaaCATCATCAGGCAAACATACATGGGATGCCAGAAGATGTAGTTTTCATAATTGTAAATCACATTGTACATACTTACCCCTGCATACCCAACATTCCCTGAGTTGATGAGTAGGGAATTTTCCTTGCTGTTGTTGTAGCTTGAACAGTCCTCATGtcttcttttgacatgttctaATTAAACTTGATTAtaacaatgtgtttttatgttggtgcttaatgtagaagtgaaatgaagtgataattttgctgagggtagcaatacgtatgacatggTGCTTAGGGAATCTAAAAACAAACAGTGTgtggttaaataggtcaggtgtgatccgtcaggtggatgttgtattatttatgtatttgtatgatTTCTGGCTGCAGGTGCGGggtggttcccgaagggcaagtgtctatgggattaaagttcagcctaaAGTAAATGCAGTGGGTTGAGAATGTGTAGATGGGAATACCTTATaattagagttataagagaagggtgggaagctgaatgattttctcgagACAACGGCGAGTGGCCACAGATTGGTAGTTACAAGTGTAAGTGTAGTAAGGatttttaaaattagtaaaatgGTGGGGTgcgttgtgttgcgaaattgtaccATAAATC
Proteins encoded in this window:
- the LOC137628643 gene encoding uncharacterized protein; translated protein: MVPYAAARWPSLREAAHEDSIARSFPSDLCRAKLSPSIDHNSVKKIKNTKNNFHDSKKVEAMRGTYIPTKWVREERSQQETFTSGSSPPTRRGSQKMVLSLLEVRKWNLIPIKFYRVHMEEVWLPKTFMSDNGLEFMNKVKKSVQDMMKIEHFPLTAYRPSANSFVELYNRGAVRILLHLVADDPLYWHAMLHTPELDLNIADNASFRDTPFFLVYEQGPVLPYTVLINSQQLLNLLWRVMDCTKRFLNRANEKKAQSNRTIKVFVGDRVYLKRLQPRNQKLEPVYLGPYQVKMVKSNTVVI